Proteins from a single region of Lysinibacillus sp. JNUCC-52:
- a CDS encoding YjzD family protein: MQYIVTFIWSFLLVSMLNYVVSAVIGVPFDFQTGAILSVVFSVLIFVIGAIIPNEPTPEAADHH; encoded by the coding sequence ATGCAATATATCGTAACGTTCATATGGTCATTCTTACTAGTTTCTATGTTAAACTACGTAGTAAGTGCTGTAATTGGAGTACCATTTGATTTCCAAACTGGTGCGATCCTTTCAGTTGTATTCTCTGTACTAATTTTTGTTATTGGCGCAATCATTCCAAACGAGCCAACACCAGAAGCTGCAGACCATCATTAA
- a CDS encoding beta-ketoacyl-ACP synthase III has translation MNAGILGLGRYVPEKVVTNFDLEKIMDTSDEWIRTRTGIEERHFAADNQETSDLAVAAAKDAIAKAGITPEEIGLILVATVTQDQTFPSVACMVQEQIGAVNAAAMDQAAACAGFIYSLVTAKQFVESSAYKYVLVVGVEKLSKVIDWEDRNTAVLFGDGASAAIVGPVSEGRGILSFELGADGTGGKHLYLTQQETIAMNGREVFKFAVRQMGESAVNVLDKAGLTKEDVDFLIPHQANIRIMESARERLALPAEKMSKTIHKYGNTSAASIGISLVEELEAGKIKDDDLLVLVGFGGGLTWGAVAMRWGK, from the coding sequence ATGAACGCAGGTATTTTAGGTTTAGGCAGATACGTTCCTGAAAAGGTCGTTACGAATTTTGACTTAGAAAAAATTATGGACACTTCGGATGAATGGATTCGAACTCGTACAGGAATTGAAGAACGTCATTTCGCTGCAGATAATCAAGAAACTTCAGATTTAGCAGTTGCAGCTGCGAAAGATGCTATTGCAAAAGCAGGTATTACACCTGAAGAAATAGGATTAATACTTGTAGCAACTGTAACACAAGATCAAACATTTCCAAGTGTAGCATGTATGGTTCAAGAGCAAATTGGAGCTGTAAATGCAGCAGCGATGGACCAAGCAGCAGCTTGCGCAGGATTTATATATAGCTTAGTGACAGCAAAACAATTCGTAGAATCAAGCGCTTATAAATATGTCTTAGTAGTAGGTGTTGAAAAGCTGTCAAAAGTCATTGATTGGGAAGATCGTAATACGGCAGTCTTATTCGGTGATGGAGCAAGTGCTGCCATTGTCGGGCCTGTCTCAGAAGGTAGAGGGATTTTATCATTTGAGCTTGGCGCAGACGGCACAGGCGGTAAACATCTTTATTTAACACAGCAGGAAACAATTGCGATGAACGGTCGTGAAGTATTTAAGTTTGCTGTACGTCAAATGGGTGAATCAGCAGTGAATGTATTAGATAAAGCTGGTTTAACAAAAGAGGATGTTGATTTTTTAATTCCACATCAAGCGAACATTCGTATTATGGAATCAGCACGTGAACGTTTAGCATTACCAGCAGAAAAAATGTCTAAAACGATTCATAAATATGGTAATACATCAGCAGCTTCTATTGGTATTTCTTTAGTTGAAGAGCTTGAAGCAGGTAAAATAAAAGATGATGATTTATTAGTACTTGTCGGTTTTGGCGGTGGCTTAACATGGGGTGCCGTTGCAATGAGATGGGGAAAATAA
- a CDS encoding ATP-dependent Clp protease ATP-binding subunit: MQFQQTDDKKPLEQFGRNLVEEVKNGKMDPVIGRDEEIRNVIRILTRKTKNNPVLIGEPGVGKTAIVEGLAQRIVKGDVPEGLKECVLYELDMSALIAGASYRGQFEERLKGVLKEVKESEGRIILFIDEIHTIVGAGKTDGAMDAGNMLKPMLARGELHCIGATTLDEYRMYIEKDPALERRFQQVLVREPSIEDTVSILRGLKERFELHHAVRIHDRAIVAAAELSNRYITERFLPDKAIDLIDEACAMIRTEIDSMPQELDAVTRRIMQLEIEEQALRKEKDEASKKRLEQLQEELTKLKDSSEGMRKQWEAEKEALQGIQKKRELLDKYRRDLDEAESKYDLNKAAELRHGKIPALEKELQEMEKHLEKGSETRILREEVTSDEIASIVSRWTGIPVTKLVEGEREKLLRLKDTLHERVVGQDNAVQLVTEAVWRARAGIKDPHRPIGSFLFLGPTGVGKTELAKALAAQLFDSEEHFIRIDMSEYMEKHSVSRLVGAPPGYIGYEEGGQLTEAVRRNPYAVVLLDEIEKAHPDVANILLQILDDGRITDSQGRMVNFTNTVIILTSNIGSSYLMEAQEDDAGVEDLVMAALRQHFKPELLNRMDDIIMFHALSEEHFTAIAWKYVEQLVKRVAEQEITLNVDQDVIDWVVEHGADPQFGARPLKRFVQRYIETAVAKELLRGEVLPGETLHIKMQNGQCVVEK; this comes from the coding sequence ATGCAATTTCAACAAACTGATGATAAAAAACCATTAGAGCAATTTGGTCGTAACTTAGTAGAAGAAGTAAAAAACGGCAAAATGGACCCAGTAATTGGACGTGATGAAGAAATTCGCAATGTCATTCGAATTTTAACACGTAAAACGAAAAATAACCCAGTATTAATCGGTGAACCAGGGGTAGGTAAAACAGCCATTGTCGAAGGGTTAGCACAACGTATTGTAAAAGGTGATGTTCCAGAAGGATTAAAAGAGTGTGTATTGTACGAGCTTGATATGAGCGCATTAATAGCGGGTGCAAGTTATCGTGGTCAATTTGAAGAACGATTAAAAGGCGTATTAAAAGAAGTGAAAGAATCTGAAGGGCGCATTATTTTATTTATCGATGAAATCCATACGATTGTTGGTGCTGGTAAAACAGATGGAGCAATGGATGCTGGCAATATGTTAAAACCGATGCTTGCACGTGGTGAGCTTCACTGTATAGGTGCTACTACACTAGACGAATATCGTATGTATATTGAAAAAGATCCCGCTTTAGAACGTCGCTTCCAACAAGTGCTTGTTCGTGAACCATCTATCGAAGATACTGTTTCTATATTACGTGGCTTAAAAGAACGCTTTGAACTGCATCATGCGGTTCGTATTCATGATCGGGCAATTGTAGCGGCTGCTGAGCTTTCAAATCGCTATATTACAGAGCGTTTTTTACCAGATAAAGCGATTGATTTAATAGATGAGGCATGCGCAATGATCCGTACAGAAATCGATTCAATGCCACAAGAATTAGATGCGGTGACTCGTCGAATAATGCAATTAGAGATTGAAGAACAAGCATTACGTAAGGAAAAAGATGAAGCTAGTAAAAAACGTCTGGAGCAATTACAAGAAGAGTTAACAAAACTTAAAGATTCATCCGAAGGCATGCGTAAACAATGGGAAGCAGAGAAAGAAGCATTGCAAGGCATCCAGAAAAAACGTGAATTACTGGATAAATATCGTCGTGATTTAGATGAAGCGGAAAGTAAATATGATTTAAATAAAGCAGCTGAATTACGACATGGGAAAATTCCTGCCCTTGAAAAAGAGCTTCAAGAGATGGAAAAACATTTAGAAAAAGGTAGTGAGACACGTATTTTGCGTGAGGAAGTTACTTCTGATGAGATTGCTTCAATTGTATCTCGTTGGACTGGTATTCCTGTCACGAAGTTAGTGGAAGGCGAACGTGAAAAATTACTGCGTTTAAAAGATACATTACATGAACGTGTTGTGGGGCAGGATAATGCAGTTCAGCTTGTTACAGAAGCAGTATGGCGTGCACGAGCAGGCATTAAAGACCCACATCGCCCAATTGGTAGTTTCTTATTCCTAGGGCCAACGGGTGTAGGTAAAACAGAGCTCGCTAAGGCACTTGCTGCCCAGCTGTTCGATTCTGAGGAGCATTTTATTCGTATTGATATGAGTGAGTATATGGAGAAACATAGCGTATCTCGTCTCGTTGGTGCACCTCCAGGCTACATTGGCTATGAAGAAGGAGGACAATTAACGGAAGCCGTTCGTCGTAATCCGTATGCTGTTGTATTACTTGATGAAATTGAAAAAGCTCATCCTGATGTAGCGAACATTTTATTGCAAATTTTAGATGATGGTCGCATTACAGATAGTCAGGGACGAATGGTGAACTTTACAAATACCGTAATTATTTTAACATCCAATATAGGCTCTAGCTATTTAATGGAAGCACAAGAAGATGATGCTGGAGTCGAGGATTTAGTTATGGCGGCATTACGCCAGCACTTTAAGCCAGAGCTATTAAATCGAATGGACGATATTATTATGTTCCATGCGTTATCTGAAGAACATTTCACAGCCATTGCTTGGAAATATGTTGAGCAGCTTGTAAAACGTGTAGCTGAGCAGGAAATTACGTTAAATGTTGATCAAGACGTAATTGATTGGGTTGTGGAACATGGAGCAGATCCACAGTTTGGTGCACGTCCTTTAAAACGCTTTGTGCAACGGTATATCGAAACAGCAGTTGCTAAGGAGTTACTGCGTGGCGAAGTGCTACCAGGAGAAACATTGCATATTAAAATGCAAAATGGCCAGTGTGTAGTTGAAAAATAA